AGGTGCCGACGATGTACTGGATTGAGCCGGCCCGGGTGACTGACCGAAGCGAGCTTTGGGTCGTGGGGGGCTCGACGTCCGGCGAAGGGGAGGTCTTTCTCGCCCGAACCTGCTGCGGCCGGCTGGTCGTGATGCCGGCCAGCGAGCACACCGACCGGGCGATTGAAAAGGTCTCCGTCTCCAAGGCGAAGCAGGTCTGCACCAAGGTGGTCGCGCCCGTGGCGTGGCTGGTGGACGAAATACGGGATCACTGGGACGAGATCGAGCTCAAGACGTTTGTGGACGGCGAGCTTTACCAGTCCGGCAAGCTCGGCCAGATGCTGGAGCCGGAAAAGCTGATGGAGCTGGCCGGAGCGGATTCGCCGCTGCCGGAAGAGCCTTACGCCCTGTTCAGCGGCACCCTGCCGATTCTTGGCGGAGAGACGGTTTTCGGCCAAAAGTGGGAGCTGAGCTTGACCGATCCGGTCCTAGGCCGGGAAATTAAAATGGCCTACACGGTCAGGCAGCTGCCTGACAGAAACTAGTTCGGGCGGGTGTTTCCTGACAAAAATCCGAAAGGAGGAACGCACTGGTGAAAGTCAGTTCAATTCAGATGAACATGAAACTCGGCGACGTCGACGCCAACTTCGCCCACGCGGCTGAACTCATCTGCCGGGCCGCGGAGGGGAAGCCCGACGTGGTCCTTTTGCCGGAGACGTGGAACACGGGATTTTTCCCGACCGACGGGCTGAAAGAGCTCTGCGACGCCGACGGCGCGCGGGTCAAGGCGGAGATCGGGGCGCTGGCGCGGCGGCTCAAGATCAACATCGTCGCCGGGTCGGTGAGCAACGTGAAGCGGGGTAAGATCTACAACACGTCCTATGTGTTCGACCGTCAGGGGGGCGTCGTTGCCGAGTACGACAAGGTTCACCTGTTCACGCCGATGGCGGAGCATCAGTCCTACGCGTGGGGCGACCACACAAGCGTCTTTCAGCTGGACGACGCTCGGTGCGGAGTCATCATCTGCTACGACATTCGTTTTCCTGAGCTGATTCGGACTATGACGCTGAAGGACATCGACGTGTTGTTCGTCGTCGCCCAGTGGCCTTCAGTTCGGATCCCGCACCTGACCGTCCTGTCCGAGGCTCGGGCGATTGAAAATCAGGTTTTCCTGGCTCTGTGCAACTCCTGCGGGACGGCGGGGAAAACCCAGTACGGCGGAAATTCGTCGCTGATCAACCCGTGGGGCGAGACGCTGGCGCGGGCCGGCAAGAGCGAGGAAATCATCAGCGCCGATTTTGACCTGTCGGTTATCCGGGACATTCGCAGCTCAATTAACGTGTTCAGGGATCGGCGCCCGGGGATCTACAGCTTGGGAGACTTTTGTCCCAGACCGTAGCCTCAAAAAGCGCAGAAGGCGACAGAGCAAGAACGAGATTTGAGACGGTAAATCAAATTTTTTAGGGGGGAAAAAGATGAAACAGGTTCGGTTTGCGGCAGCGGTGGTTGGTGCGATGGTGATGGCGACGGCTTGTTACGGGGCGATCAATATCAAGTTCGCCCACTCGGGCAGCTTGGAACACCAGTACAACATCGGCGCGGAGCACTTCAAACAGTTGGTCGAGGAGAAGTCCGGCGGCGAACTGACGGTGACGATTTTCCCGCAGGGCCAGTTGGGCGGCGAGCGGGAGCTGGCCGAGGGCGTCCGCATGGGGACGGTTGAGATTGGTTCCTTGAGTCCCAGCAACATGACCGGGTTCGTCCCCGAGTTTGACCTGTTCGGCGTGCCGTTCCTCTTCAAGACGCCTGCCCAAGTCTACGCCGTGATGGACGGCAGCGTGGGCGAAAAGCTGAATAAGATCATGCTCGACAAGGGCTTCCACAACTTGGCTTATTGGGAAGTCGGCTTCCGCAACATGACGAACGACCGTCAGCCGGTGAAGACGCCGGAAGACATGAAGGACATGAAGATCCGCGTTCAGGAGTCCAAGCTCAAGATGGAGCTCATCAAGGCTTTGGGAGCCATTCCCACGCCGATTCCCTTCGGCGAGCTGTACAGCGCCCTTCAGCAGAAGGTCGTGGACGGTCAGGAAAACCCCATCGCTACGATTTACTCGATGAAGTTCTACGAAGTTCAAAAGTACCTGTCCCTGACGCGGCACACCTACGAGCCGGCGCTCGTTCTGGCCAATCCCAAGTGGTTTGACAGTTTGGATCCCAAGTACCAGCAGATCCTGACGGACGCGGCGAAGGAGACGGCGGTTTGGCAGCGCGCCAAGCTGGCCGAGCTGGACGCCCAGCGGCTGGCGGAGATCAAGGTCGCCGGCGTTCAGGTGGAAGAGCGCCCGGATTTGGACGCGTTTGCCAAGGCGACGGAGAGCATCGCGAAGCTGGCTCAGGAGACCGTGCCGGCCGATCTGATGGAAGAGGCCAAGGCGATTGCGGCGTCGGTGACCGAATAGGCGCCGACTGCGGGCTGAACCGGCGATAACGAAAGGGGCCGGGCAGAAGCTCGGCCCCTTTGCCGCAGATAGGGGGGAAAGCGATGAAAAAGCTGCAGGCTGTCTTTTCGGCGATTGCCGGATTCTGCCTGGTAATTGTCTTTCTTGTGACGTTCGGTCAGGTGATCGAACGGTACGTCTTCCACGTGTCCATGCCGTGGGCTTCGGACGTGACCCGTTTTGCGTTCGTCTACTCGGTGTTTCTCGGCATGGCCGTCGGCGTGATGAAACGGGGGCACCTGAACATTGACGTGCTCGTTCAGGCCTTCCCCGCCAAGTTTCGGCCGTGGTTTGACCTGCTGGCGACGGCGGTCATGCTGTTCTTCTTGGCGGCTATTTTCTGGTACTCGATTCCGTTCGTGCAGAGCAACATGGACCAGATGGCAAACTACGTCCGCGTGCCGATGGGCGTGATGTACGTGAGCGTGCCAATCACTGTGGCTGTGATGCTAGCCTGTCTGGCGGTTCAGGCGGTCCGTCAGGTTCGCGCCCTGAGCGGGGCCAAGCAGGCTGAGGCGGGGAGGCGGTAGCCGTGCTCTGGATCGTCGGGCTTTTTGCCGTCTTCCTTCTTGGCGTGCCGATCGCGTTTTCTCTCGGGGCCGTGACCCTGACCGGCCTGCTGGGCACGGGGCTTCCCATGCAGGTGACAGTTCAGCAGATGATCGGCGGCGTGGACAACTTCGCGTTCATCGCCATTCCGCTGTTCATTTTGGCGGGCAACCTGATGGCGGTCGGCGGCATTTCAAAGCGCATTACCGACTTTTCTGAGTCGTTGGTCGGCCACTGGCCCGGCGGGCTGGGCATGGTTGCCATTGTGGCGTCGATGATTTTTGCCGCCGTCACAGGCTCTGCCATTGCGGCGACGGCGGCCATCGGGGCGCTTCTGATTTCCGAGATGCTCTCCAAGGGGTACTCAGCGCCGTATGCCGCCTCTCTCGTGGCGACGTCCGGCTCGATCGGGCCGATTATCCCGCCGTCCATTCCGCTGGTCGTTTACGGGGTCATCGTCAGCAGCTCCATCGCTAAACTGTTCATGGGCGGCATGATTCCCGGCCTGCTGATGGGCTTTTTCCTCATGCTGGCCAACTGGCTGATCAGCCGCCGGCGCGGCTACGTCGGGCGCGCCAAGCGGGCGTCATTCAAGGAACTGCGGCAGGGCTTTAAGGACGCGCTGCTCGCTCTGATCATGCCGGTCATCATCGTGGGCGGTATCGTGGGCGGCGTGTTCACTCCCACCGAATCGGCGTCGGTCGCCGTGGCGTACTCGCTCGTGCTGGGCGGGCTGGTGTACCGGGAACTGAGCTGGAAGTCGATCTGGGAGGCGTTCGTCAGCGCCGCGGTCACGAACGGAGTGATCCTGACCGTGCTGATGACGGCCCGGCTGTTTATCTGGTTCATGACCGTGCAGATGATCCCCCAGTCCATCGCCGCCGCGCTGCTGTCGGTTATTCACACCAAGTGGGGCGCGCTTCTCGTGATGAACGTGATCCTGCTGATCGCCGGGACGTTCATCGACACGACCAGCGCGATTACCATTTTCGTCCCGCTGTTCCTGCCGCTGGTGAAGACGTTCGGCATCGACTTGGTGCACTTCGGCGTCATCGTGGCGGTGAACCTGACGATCGGTATGTGCACGCCGCCGTTGGGCGTCTGTCTGTTCGTGTCCTGCGAGATCGCGAAGACGTCGCTGCGCGAGATGTTCAAGGATTTGATGATCATGCTGATACCGCTGTTGGCGGTGCTGCTGCTGACGACCTACGTGCCGTCGCTGGTCCTGTGGCTTCCCAACGCGCTGGGACTGTAACTTTCGAGTACGACAAAGCCCCGTCCGATTTCGGACGGGGCTTTGTTCTTGCCTGTCAGCGGCTTTCAAAGCCGGAGCAGTAGCAGTTTCTGTGTCGGTGAGGACACCAGCGGATGATGGAGAGTGCGACGCCCACGGCGACCATGGTGACTCCCACGTCGGCGAAGACGGCGAGCCACATGTCGGCGAGGCCGAACAGATCGAGAATCATCACACCGGCCTTGACGGCCAGCACGGCGGCGACGATGCACCGGGCAACCCGCACGGTGTGCTGGGCGACCGACACGCCGTCGGCCAGCGACGTGAGCTTGTCGTTCATGACGACGGCGTCGGAAGCTTCTACGGCGGCGTCGCTGCCGAGGCCGCCCATGGCGACGCCCACGTCGGCGGCCGCCAGAACCGGCGCGTCGTTGATGCCGTCGCCGACGAATATCAGCGAACCGCTGCCGGCGTATTGTCTGAAGCCGTCAAGGGACAGGACCTTCTCGTCGGGCAGAAGGCACGCTTTGACCTCGTCAAGTTCCAACCCGCTCGAGGCCGCGTCGGCGGCCGACTTGCTGTCGCCTGTGACCATGGCTTGGAAGCCAGCTCCCAAGTGCCGGAGCGCTTTCAGGCCGGAAGCCGCGTCGGGCTTGACCGAGTCGGCGGCGGACAGACAGCCGATCCACTCGCCGGAGCGGCACAGGTGAATCGAAGCGTCGGCGAACTCATCGGGAATCTTGGCGCCCTGATCGGCCATCAGGGCCGAGTTACCGAGAAAGTACGTTTCCCCGTTCACCGATCCGGTGACGCCTCGGCCGGGAAGTTCCTGCAGGTCTCCCGCCCGGGAGACGGCCAGCCCGCGGCTTGCCGCCAGGCGGACGACGGCCTGCGCCATCGGGTGGTTGGACCCGGACTCCAGCGACGCGGCCAGAGCCAGCAGATCGTTTTCAGCCAGGGACGCGCCGCGGATCGCCGTGACAGCCGGCCTGCCGGTGGTGATCGTGCCGGTCTTGTCGAAGGCGGCGGCCCGGACGCGCGCCAGCGCTTCAAGGTAAGTGCTTCCCTTGACGACAACGCCGTGTCGGGACGCGGCGCCCAGCCCGGCGAAGAACGTCAGCGGGACCGCGATGACGAGGGCGCAGGGACAGGAGATGACGAGGAACACGAGTCCCCGATAGGCCCAGACCGCCCACGGCTGGAGGAACAGAAGGGGCGGCAGGAGAGCGGTCAGCAGGGCGGCGGCGAACACCGCTGGGGTGTAGTATCTGGCAAAGCGGGTGATGAACCGCTCCAGCCGGGCCTTTCGCGAGCCGGCTCCTTCGACCATCGCGAGGACCCGTGCGACCGCCGAGCCGCTGAACGGGGCGGTGACCTTCGCTTCCAGCCGGCCTGTCAGGTTGAGCGTGCCGCCCAACAGGGGGCTTCCGACAGTCACGTCCTCTGGAAGGGACTCGCCGGTGAGGGCCGACGAGTCGATGCTGGACCGGCCGTCGGTCACGACCGCGTCGGCCGGCACCTTTTCGCCGGGCAGAACGGCGACGGTGTCACCGGGGCGCAGCTCCTGCGGCGTGGCCGTGACGGGTTCGCCGTTTCGGAGAAGGTGGGCCGTCTCGGGGCGGATGTCCATCAGAGCGGCGATGTCCCGCCGGGACTTGGCGACGGCCAACGACTGGAGCGCCTCGCCCAACTGGTAGAACACCATGACCGACGCGGCCTCGGCGCCCTGACCGAGACACCACGCGCCGAGCGTCGCCGCGGTCATGAGGACGAACTCGTTGAAAAAGTCTCCCCGCCGAACGGTCCGGCACGCGGCGCGGACCGTCGTCCAGCCCGCGGTAGCCCAGCCGGCAAACAGCAGGAAGGTTCGGAGCGCGCCGGAAGCGCAGAGCCCGGCAAACAGCAGGACGGCTCCGGCCAGCAGGCCCGAGCGGAGCGCGGCGCCCAGAAACGCGTTTTTCGGCATGGTTCCTCGCGCCTGCGGCCCGACGATCGTCAGGGTCGGCTCGATCTGCCGGCCAACCTTTTGACACTGGCGGCGCAGGGCCGCCTCGTCGGCGCCGTCCCGGGCTGACAGCGTCAGCAGGCCTCTTGAGAGGTCAAACGCGGCGGAGCGGACGTCGGGCAGGAACGTCAGCTCGCGGGCAATTTTTCGCGCGCAGTCCGGGCAGGCCAGCCCTTCGACGGGCCAGCGGTAGATGGCCGAGCTCACGGCTCGCTCACGTGTTCCAGCCCGACGTGGAGCAGGGCTTCAACGTGGCTGTCGGCGAGGGAGTAATAGATCGTGCGCCCTTCGCGCCGCGTCCGAACCAGCTTGGCGATCCGAAGCTGCCGGAGCTGATGGGACACCGCCGACTGGCTCATGGAGAGCCGGTGGGCCAGCTCATTGACTGAAAGCTCTCCTTGGCTGAGCAGGTACAGCAGGCGGACCCGAGTCGTGTCGGCAAACATTCGGTACAGGTCGGCCAGGTCGTCCAGCCGCTTTTCGGGGAACAGATCAACAGGGGAAGTCTCAGCTTTCATATAAACACCTCCTATAGTTGTTCATATGAATTATAGTACGACATGTATGGAGAGTCAATGCAGATAGGTAATCCTGCGAGGGGGCCTCGGGCGGAAGACGGGTGGTTTTTTCACCAACTGTGTTAAAATAACGGCACGAAGAGATAATACAGTCGCTGAAGGGTGCGGTGGCTGAATGTTTTTGGGAGGAAGTCCATGAAGAAGACTCCTTTGTTCTGGCTGTTTGGGAGAGCCCTGCTGTTGGGCTGTGTGGTGCTGCTCTTTGTGGGCGGCACAGTGCTGGCGTGGCGGGGGTTTCAGAAGGAACCAGTTCCCGTTGAGCCGGAACGGCCGGTGAAGGTGGAGGCCGTCTCTTTTTTTCAGGACGCCCAGACCTTTAAGTACTACGGGACCCTTGAGGGCTCCCGGCAGGTGAGCCTGTCGTTTCGGGTGTACGGCCCGCTGGTGGAGCTTCCCGTGTCGGAGGGCGATGCAGTCAAGAAGGGGCAGCTACTGGCTCGGCTCGACGAGAGGGATTACCGAACTAAGGTGGAGAACGCGACGGCCGGCCTGTCGGTCGCCTCGGCCCGGCTCGCTCAGGCGAAAAACGACTTTCAGCGGGCTTCGGCGCTGCGCAAGTCCGGCGCCATCGCTCAGGCGGCGTTTGAGCAGGCTCAGACGGCCTATCGGCTCGCCTCGTCTGGGGTAGAGTCGTCCAAAGCCCAGCTGGCGGCCGCCCAAGACGCGCTTCGGGATACCCGGCTCGAGGCGCCGTTCGACGGCGTGATCGCCCGCCGGCTTGTCGACAACTTCCAAGATGTCCAGGCGTCCCAGCCGATCGTCGAGCTTCAGACGGTCGGGGATCTGGATATTAAGATCAACGTGCCCGATCTGGATATGGTTCGGTTCCCCGGCATCGACTTTTTGACCGGCGAGGCGTCGTTTGACGCCGCCCCTGGCAAGTCGTTCCCGCTCAAGTTCAAGGACATGGGGACGAAGGCTGACCCGATGACCCGCACGTACCCCGTGACGGTGTCCCTGACGGAAGCGCCTCAGGGCGTCTTCCTCCTGCCCGGCATGCCCGTGACTGTCACCGTGTCGACCAAGCCCAAGGCGGGCGACGAGAAGGTCTTTTCCGTGTCGTCGAACTCTCTGGCGTCGCCGGACGGCCGGACGGTCGTGTGGGTCATCAAAGACGGACAGGCCCAGAAGCGGGAAGTGAAGGTGACTCGGTACGTGAACGGCCGGGCTCTGGTGACCGGGGACTTGGCCGTCGGCGAGCGGATCGCCGTGGCGGGAGTCTCGTTCCTGCACGAGGGGCAGAAAGTTCGAACGCTGGAGGGCGAGTAGAAAATGGAACTGGGACGGGGCTCTATCGTCCGGCGCGTATCGGTACTTTTCTTCTGCTTCCTCATCGCGGTGGCTGGGGCGGTCTCGTACTTCGAGCTGGGCAAGCTGGAAGACCCGACCTTTACGATTAAAACGGCCATCG
This is a stretch of genomic DNA from Jonquetella anthropi DSM 22815. It encodes these proteins:
- a CDS encoding DUF2848 family protein, which encodes MRMETVVIEKSGLSRKAALVWESCVAAGYTGRNQESVRAHVEELRKLGVPAPAKVPTMYWIEPARVTDRSELWVVGGSTSGEGEVFLARTCCGRLVVMPASEHTDRAIEKVSVSKAKQVCTKVVAPVAWLVDEIRDHWDEIELKTFVDGELYQSGKLGQMLEPEKLMELAGADSPLPEEPYALFSGTLPILGGETVFGQKWELSLTDPVLGREIKMAYTVRQLPDRN
- a CDS encoding carbon-nitrogen family hydrolase — encoded protein: MKVSSIQMNMKLGDVDANFAHAAELICRAAEGKPDVVLLPETWNTGFFPTDGLKELCDADGARVKAEIGALARRLKINIVAGSVSNVKRGKIYNTSYVFDRQGGVVAEYDKVHLFTPMAEHQSYAWGDHTSVFQLDDARCGVIICYDIRFPELIRTMTLKDIDVLFVVAQWPSVRIPHLTVLSEARAIENQVFLALCNSCGTAGKTQYGGNSSLINPWGETLARAGKSEEIISADFDLSVIRDIRSSINVFRDRRPGIYSLGDFCPRP
- a CDS encoding DctP family TRAP transporter solute-binding subunit, which translates into the protein MKQVRFAAAVVGAMVMATACYGAINIKFAHSGSLEHQYNIGAEHFKQLVEEKSGGELTVTIFPQGQLGGERELAEGVRMGTVEIGSLSPSNMTGFVPEFDLFGVPFLFKTPAQVYAVMDGSVGEKLNKIMLDKGFHNLAYWEVGFRNMTNDRQPVKTPEDMKDMKIRVQESKLKMELIKALGAIPTPIPFGELYSALQQKVVDGQENPIATIYSMKFYEVQKYLSLTRHTYEPALVLANPKWFDSLDPKYQQILTDAAKETAVWQRAKLAELDAQRLAEIKVAGVQVEERPDLDAFAKATESIAKLAQETVPADLMEEAKAIAASVTE
- a CDS encoding TRAP transporter small permease gives rise to the protein MKKLQAVFSAIAGFCLVIVFLVTFGQVIERYVFHVSMPWASDVTRFAFVYSVFLGMAVGVMKRGHLNIDVLVQAFPAKFRPWFDLLATAVMLFFLAAIFWYSIPFVQSNMDQMANYVRVPMGVMYVSVPITVAVMLACLAVQAVRQVRALSGAKQAEAGRR
- a CDS encoding TRAP transporter large permease yields the protein MLWIVGLFAVFLLGVPIAFSLGAVTLTGLLGTGLPMQVTVQQMIGGVDNFAFIAIPLFILAGNLMAVGGISKRITDFSESLVGHWPGGLGMVAIVASMIFAAVTGSAIAATAAIGALLISEMLSKGYSAPYAASLVATSGSIGPIIPPSIPLVVYGVIVSSSIAKLFMGGMIPGLLMGFFLMLANWLISRRRGYVGRAKRASFKELRQGFKDALLALIMPVIIVGGIVGGVFTPTESASVAVAYSLVLGGLVYRELSWKSIWEAFVSAAVTNGVILTVLMTARLFIWFMTVQMIPQSIAAALLSVIHTKWGALLVMNVILLIAGTFIDTTSAITIFVPLFLPLVKTFGIDLVHFGVIVAVNLTIGMCTPPLGVCLFVSCEIAKTSLREMFKDLMIMLIPLLAVLLLTTYVPSLVLWLPNALGL
- a CDS encoding heavy metal translocating P-type ATPase — protein: MSSAIYRWPVEGLACPDCARKIARELTFLPDVRSAAFDLSRGLLTLSARDGADEAALRRQCQKVGRQIEPTLTIVGPQARGTMPKNAFLGAALRSGLLAGAVLLFAGLCASGALRTFLLFAGWATAGWTTVRAACRTVRRGDFFNEFVLMTAATLGAWCLGQGAEAASVMVFYQLGEALQSLAVAKSRRDIAALMDIRPETAHLLRNGEPVTATPQELRPGDTVAVLPGEKVPADAVVTDGRSSIDSSALTGESLPEDVTVGSPLLGGTLNLTGRLEAKVTAPFSGSAVARVLAMVEGAGSRKARLERFITRFARYYTPAVFAAALLTALLPPLLFLQPWAVWAYRGLVFLVISCPCALVIAVPLTFFAGLGAASRHGVVVKGSTYLEALARVRAAAFDKTGTITTGRPAVTAIRGASLAENDLLALAASLESGSNHPMAQAVVRLAASRGLAVSRAGDLQELPGRGVTGSVNGETYFLGNSALMADQGAKIPDEFADASIHLCRSGEWIGCLSAADSVKPDAASGLKALRHLGAGFQAMVTGDSKSAADAASSGLELDEVKACLLPDEKVLSLDGFRQYAGSGSLIFVGDGINDAPVLAAADVGVAMGGLGSDAAVEASDAVVMNDKLTSLADGVSVAQHTVRVARCIVAAVLAVKAGVMILDLFGLADMWLAVFADVGVTMVAVGVALSIIRWCPHRHRNCYCSGFESR
- a CDS encoding ArsR/SmtB family transcription factor; translated protein: MKAETSPVDLFPEKRLDDLADLYRMFADTTRVRLLYLLSQGELSVNELAHRLSMSQSAVSHQLRQLRIAKLVRTRREGRTIYYSLADSHVEALLHVGLEHVSEP
- a CDS encoding efflux RND transporter periplasmic adaptor subunit, translating into MKKTPLFWLFGRALLLGCVVLLFVGGTVLAWRGFQKEPVPVEPERPVKVEAVSFFQDAQTFKYYGTLEGSRQVSLSFRVYGPLVELPVSEGDAVKKGQLLARLDERDYRTKVENATAGLSVASARLAQAKNDFQRASALRKSGAIAQAAFEQAQTAYRLASSGVESSKAQLAAAQDALRDTRLEAPFDGVIARRLVDNFQDVQASQPIVELQTVGDLDIKINVPDLDMVRFPGIDFLTGEASFDAAPGKSFPLKFKDMGTKADPMTRTYPVTVSLTEAPQGVFLLPGMPVTVTVSTKPKAGDEKVFSVSSNSLASPDGRTVVWVIKDGQAQKREVKVTRYVNGRALVTGDLAVGERIAVAGVSFLHEGQKVRTLEGE